The proteins below come from a single Polymorphobacter fuscus genomic window:
- a CDS encoding class I SAM-dependent methyltransferase, whose amino-acid sequence MSATPRHDWDPALYAAHAAFVPALGGAVLDLLAPRAGEHILDIGCGDGVLTARIAAAGASVVGIDADAAMVAAAMARGVDARQRDALSLDFGGAFDAVFSNAALHWVGAPAVVTAGVARALKPGGRYVGEFGGHGNIAAIRVAVRAVLATRGYRVEPMETSYYPTAEAFRNVLENGGFRVDMCEIIPRPTPLPTGMTAWLNTFRGGFIESAGVPADKRAQVIEDIRAMLRPVLADEAGNWIADYVRIRFHAHLPPARDSERASTKE is encoded by the coding sequence ATGTCGGCGACGCCGCGCCACGATTGGGACCCGGCGCTTTATGCGGCGCATGCGGCGTTCGTGCCGGCGCTCGGCGGCGCGGTGCTCGACCTGCTGGCGCCCAGGGCCGGCGAGCATATTCTCGACATCGGGTGCGGCGATGGCGTGCTGACGGCGCGGATCGCCGCGGCAGGAGCAAGCGTGGTCGGCATCGACGCCGATGCCGCGATGGTGGCGGCGGCCATGGCGCGAGGGGTCGATGCCCGGCAGCGCGACGCCCTGTCGCTCGATTTCGGGGGCGCGTTCGATGCGGTGTTCAGCAACGCCGCGCTGCACTGGGTCGGTGCACCGGCCGTCGTTACGGCCGGGGTGGCGCGGGCGCTGAAGCCGGGCGGGCGATATGTCGGGGAATTCGGCGGTCACGGCAACATCGCCGCCATCCGCGTGGCGGTGCGCGCTGTGCTGGCGACCCGCGGCTATCGCGTCGAACCCATGGAAACGAGTTATTACCCCACCGCAGAAGCGTTTCGCAACGTCCTTGAAAATGGTGGTTTCCGCGTCGACATGTGCGAGATCATCCCGCGCCCGACGCCGCTGCCGACCGGCATGACGGCGTGGCTCAACACTTTTCGCGGCGGCTTCATCGAAAGTGCCGGCGTCCCCGCCGACAAGCGCGCCCAGGTCATCGAGGACATTCGCGCCATGCTGCGTCCGGTGCTCGCCGACGAGGCCGGCAACTGGATCGCCGATTACGTCCGTATCCGCTTTCACGCTCATCTGCCCCCGGCTCGCGATAGCGAGCGCGCCAGTACG
- the gcvH gene encoding glycine cleavage system protein GcvH, translating into MTLYFTKEHEWLAVEGDIATVGVTDYAQAQLGDVVFVEVPAVGKVVAKGKEAAVVESVKAASDVYSPVSGTVTEANPALEADPALVNSAPEGEGWFFKLTLSDASELDGLMDADAYKAWVATL; encoded by the coding sequence ATGACGCTGTATTTCACCAAGGAACATGAATGGCTGGCGGTCGAGGGCGACATCGCCACCGTTGGCGTCACCGATTATGCCCAGGCGCAGCTGGGCGATGTGGTGTTCGTCGAAGTGCCGGCGGTCGGCAAAGTGGTCGCCAAGGGCAAGGAAGCCGCCGTGGTCGAATCGGTCAAGGCGGCATCCGATGTCTATTCGCCGGTCTCGGGCACCGTGACCGAGGCCAATCCGGCGCTGGAGGCGGACCCCGCGCTGGTCAATTCGGCACCCGAGGGTGAGGGATGGTTCTTCAAGCTGACCCTGTCCGACGCGTCGGAGCTTGATGGGCTGATGGATGCCGACGCTTACAAGGCCTGGGTCGCCACGCTCTGA
- the gcvT gene encoding glycine cleavage system aminomethyltransferase GcvT: MRESPDRLLPLDALHRRLGARMVLFAGYQMPIQYDGIIAEHLWTRAHAGLFDVSHMGQLLVPTAEAALLETLLPGDIIGLGVGVLRYSLLLNAAGGILDDLMVTRRAGDLYLVVNGAVKDADVAVLRDAGVTVDRRDDWALLALQGPTAVTVLEALVPGVAALRFMRAAGFAWQGHDLWISRSGYTGEDGFEISVPAAAADALATALLADAEVKPIGLGARDSLRLEAGLPLYGHDLDPATTPVMAGLAFAISKRRKLERGFPGAERVMDELFNGAARRRVGLAVAGKLPAREGAAVFVGDTAVGVVTSGGFAPSLEAPIAMAYVDTAHAADGTALTIEVRGRRLDATVVPMPFKPKNYVREGAVA, translated from the coding sequence CTGCGCGAAAGCCCCGATCGCCTGTTGCCGCTCGATGCGCTGCATCGCCGGTTGGGCGCCCGCATGGTCCTGTTCGCCGGCTATCAGATGCCGATCCAGTATGATGGCATCATCGCCGAACATCTGTGGACGCGGGCCCATGCCGGATTGTTCGACGTGTCGCACATGGGCCAGTTGCTGGTGCCGACCGCCGAGGCGGCGCTGCTGGAAACGCTGCTGCCGGGCGACATCATCGGCCTGGGCGTCGGCGTACTGCGCTATTCGCTGTTGCTCAATGCCGCGGGCGGGATTCTCGACGATCTGATGGTGACCCGGCGCGCGGGCGATCTTTACCTGGTCGTCAACGGCGCCGTGAAGGATGCCGATGTGGCGGTGCTGCGCGACGCCGGCGTGACGGTTGACCGGCGCGACGATTGGGCGTTGCTGGCGTTGCAGGGACCGACGGCGGTGACCGTGCTCGAGGCGCTGGTGCCGGGGGTGGCGGCGCTGCGCTTCATGCGGGCGGCGGGCTTTGCCTGGCAGGGCCATGATCTGTGGATCAGCCGGTCGGGGTATACCGGCGAGGACGGGTTCGAGATTTCGGTTCCGGCGGCGGCGGCGGACGCGCTGGCGACGGCGCTGCTCGCCGATGCCGAGGTGAAGCCCATCGGGCTGGGCGCGCGCGATTCGCTGCGGCTGGAGGCGGGGCTGCCGCTTTACGGCCACGACCTCGACCCCGCGACGACGCCGGTGATGGCCGGCCTGGCCTTTGCGATTTCGAAGCGTCGCAAGCTGGAGCGCGGCTTTCCCGGCGCCGAGCGGGTGATGGATGAACTGTTCAACGGCGCGGCGCGGCGGCGCGTCGGGCTGGCGGTGGCGGGCAAGCTGCCGGCGCGTGAGGGCGCCGCGGTGTTTGTCGGCGACACGGCGGTGGGCGTCGTAACCTCGGGTGGCTTCGCGCCCAGCCTCGAGGCGCCGATCGCCATGGCCTATGTCGACACGGCCCATGCCGCCGACGGCACCGCACTGACCATTGAAGTGCGTGGCCGCCGGCTCGATGCGACGGTGGTGCCGATGCCGTTCAAGCCGAAGAATTACGTCAGAGAGGGAGCCGTGGCATGA
- the ispH gene encoding 4-hydroxy-3-methylbut-2-enyl diphosphate reductase: MTVLASATIPAGLAKPDLAVLVAAPRGFCAGVDRAIHIVELALERYGAPVYVRHEIVHNRFVVDSLKAKGAVFVEELDEVPEGVPVVFSAHGVPKSVPAAAEMRNMNYLDATCPLVSKVHRQAERLVEAGRHILFIGHQGHPEVIGTFGQVPDGAMTLIETLADAQTVTVANPDDLGFLTQTTLSVDDTSDMVAELQRRFPAIIGPKGDDICYATSNRQAAVKAMAPRCDLVLVIGATNSSNSQRLREVAEREGAAAYLIQRAVNIDWRWFDGVATVGITAGASAPEVLVQEVLARLADRFTLTTENITTAVEQVVFKLPRALVAS; this comes from the coding sequence ATGACCGTCCTCGCCTCCGCTACCATCCCTGCCGGCCTCGCCAAGCCCGACCTCGCCGTGCTCGTCGCCGCGCCGCGCGGGTTCTGCGCCGGCGTCGACCGCGCCATCCACATCGTCGAACTGGCGCTCGAACGCTATGGTGCGCCGGTCTATGTCCGGCACGAGATCGTCCACAACCGCTTCGTCGTCGACAGCCTGAAGGCCAAGGGCGCCGTCTTCGTCGAGGAACTCGACGAAGTGCCCGAGGGCGTCCCCGTGGTGTTTTCGGCGCACGGTGTCCCCAAGTCGGTCCCGGCCGCGGCCGAGATGCGCAACATGAACTATCTCGATGCCACCTGCCCGCTGGTGTCCAAGGTGCACCGCCAGGCCGAACGTCTGGTAGAGGCCGGTCGCCATATCCTGTTCATCGGCCACCAGGGGCATCCCGAAGTCATCGGCACCTTCGGCCAGGTGCCGGATGGCGCGATGACTCTCATCGAAACCCTTGCCGATGCCCAGACCGTCACCGTCGCCAATCCTGACGATCTCGGCTTCCTGACCCAGACAACGCTTTCGGTCGACGATACCAGCGACATGGTGGCCGAACTTCAGCGCCGTTTCCCGGCGATCATCGGGCCCAAGGGGGACGATATCTGCTACGCCACGTCGAACCGCCAGGCGGCGGTGAAGGCGATGGCGCCGCGCTGCGACCTCGTCCTCGTCATCGGCGCGACCAATTCGTCGAATTCGCAGCGCCTTCGCGAAGTCGCGGAGCGCGAAGGCGCCGCCGCCTACCTCATCCAGCGTGCCGTCAATATCGATTGGCGCTGGTTCGATGGCGTCGCCACCGTCGGCATCACCGCCGGTGCCTCGGCACCCGAAGTGCTGGTCCAGGAGGTTCTCGCCCGTCTGGCGGACCGCTTCACCCTGACCACCGAGAATATCACCACCGCGGTCGAACAGGTCGTCTTCAAGCTGCCGCGCGCCCTCGTCGCCAGCTGA
- the thrB gene encoding homoserine kinase — translation MAVYTPVTATDLAGFLTRYDCGRATSFKGIAEGVSNSNFLVDTTSGRYVLTLYERNIDANDLPWFLSLMTHLADKGLPVPRPIADRDGHALQTLNGRAACLIAFAQGVSIAEPTPAECHAVGAALGRLHRATADFVAVRANSLGVTAWRPMAAKCGAGLAKIDPALPVLVADALAATDSWPTGLPVGTIHADLFPDNVLLDHGDVTGMIDFYFACTDIRAYDYVVTHAAWCFSAIGTVHYPDRAAALAAGYAETHGLEPAEVAALPRLGEGAALRFVLTRAYDWLHTPPEALVTRKDPMAFARRLAWYARATPDAVLGR, via the coding sequence ATGGCCGTCTATACGCCCGTCACCGCCACCGACCTGGCGGGGTTCCTCACACGCTATGACTGCGGTCGCGCGACGTCGTTCAAGGGCATCGCCGAGGGCGTTTCGAACAGCAATTTCCTCGTCGACACGACCAGCGGCCGCTATGTCCTGACCCTCTACGAACGCAACATCGACGCGAACGACTTGCCCTGGTTCCTCTCGTTGATGACGCATCTGGCCGACAAGGGCCTGCCGGTGCCCCGCCCCATCGCCGACCGCGACGGCCACGCCCTGCAGACGCTCAACGGCCGCGCCGCCTGCCTGATCGCCTTTGCCCAGGGCGTATCGATCGCCGAGCCGACACCGGCCGAATGCCATGCCGTCGGCGCCGCACTCGGCCGCCTCCACCGGGCCACCGCCGATTTCGTCGCGGTGCGCGCCAATTCGCTCGGCGTCACCGCCTGGCGGCCGATGGCGGCAAAATGCGGGGCCGGGCTTGCCAAGATCGATCCTGCATTGCCGGTGCTCGTCGCCGATGCGCTGGCCGCGACCGACAGCTGGCCCACCGGGCTGCCGGTCGGCACCATCCATGCCGACCTGTTTCCCGATAATGTCCTGCTCGACCACGGTGACGTCACCGGCATGATCGACTTCTACTTCGCCTGCACCGACATCCGCGCCTATGATTATGTCGTCACCCATGCCGCCTGGTGCTTTTCGGCGATCGGCACGGTGCATTATCCCGATCGCGCCGCGGCGCTGGCGGCAGGCTATGCCGAAACGCACGGCCTGGAGCCGGCGGAAGTCGCCGCGCTGCCGAGGCTGGGCGAAGGCGCTGCGCTGCGCTTCGTGCTGACCCGCGCCTATGACTGGCTGCACACGCCGCCGGAGGCACTGGTGACCCGCAAGGACCCGATGGCCTTTGCGCGGCGGCTGGCCTGGTATGCCCGCGCCACCCCCGACGCCGTGCTGGGGCGCTGA
- the rnhA gene encoding ribonuclease HI, which produces MADAEAARPKVVIATDGACKGNPGIGGWGALLRAANGQERTLSGAEAHTTNNRMELTGAIEALAALTRPADVILSTDSNYVRDGITKWIHGWQRNGWKTADRKPVKNADLWQALLAATARHKVEWRWVKGHSGDPDNERADSLANEAIARLRARA; this is translated from the coding sequence ATGGCCGACGCCGAAGCAGCCCGACCCAAGGTCGTCATCGCCACCGACGGCGCCTGCAAGGGCAACCCCGGCATCGGCGGCTGGGGCGCCTTGCTGCGGGCCGCCAACGGCCAGGAACGGACGCTTTCGGGCGCCGAGGCGCATACCACCAACAACCGCATGGAACTGACCGGCGCCATCGAAGCGCTCGCGGCGCTGACCCGCCCCGCCGATGTCATATTGTCGACAGACAGCAACTATGTCCGCGACGGCATCACCAAATGGATCCACGGCTGGCAGCGCAACGGCTGGAAGACCGCCGACCGCAAGCCGGTGAAGAACGCCGATCTCTGGCAAGCGCTGCTGGCAGCGACGGCCCGCCACAAGGTCGAATGGCGCTGGGTCAAGGGCCATTCCGGCGACCCGGACAATGAACGCGCCGATTCCCTCGCCAACGAAGCCATCGCCCGGCTGCGCGCCCGCGCCTGA
- a CDS encoding pyridoxamine 5'-phosphate oxidase family protein, with protein MAYGFMQIALTPSVVAAQAEMGAHRLWQDFKGHRAFDRFTDREAAFIAARDSFYMASVSETGWPYVQHRGGPPGFLRLIDDRTLAYADFRGNRQYISTGNLAANNRVSIILLDYPRRARLKIYGHIERLSLDADPALTEQLLDKDYGATAERIFRLRLDAFDWNCPQHITPRFTEAEIARAVQPLHERIADLEREIAALRAGGN; from the coding sequence ATGGCCTATGGATTCATGCAGATCGCCCTGACACCCAGCGTGGTTGCGGCGCAGGCCGAGATGGGGGCGCATCGGCTGTGGCAGGACTTCAAGGGCCATCGCGCGTTCGACCGCTTTACTGACCGGGAAGCTGCCTTCATCGCTGCCCGCGACAGCTTCTACATGGCATCCGTTTCGGAAACGGGCTGGCCCTATGTCCAGCATCGCGGCGGCCCGCCCGGCTTCCTGCGGCTGATCGACGACCGGACGCTCGCTTATGCGGATTTTCGCGGCAACCGTCAGTATATCAGCACCGGCAACCTGGCGGCCAATAACCGCGTCTCGATCATATTGCTCGACTATCCCCGGCGCGCCCGGCTCAAGATCTACGGGCATATCGAACGGCTTTCGCTCGATGCCGATCCGGCCCTGACCGAACAGCTCCTCGACAAGGACTATGGCGCCACGGCCGAGCGCATCTTCCGGCTCCGGCTCGATGCCTTTGACTGGAACTGCCCGCAGCATATCACGCCGCGTTTCACCGAGGCCGAGATCGCGCGCGCCGTCCAGCCGCTGCACGAGCGCATCGCCGACCTCGAACGCGAAATTGCAGCCCTGCGCGCTGGTGGAAACTGA
- a CDS encoding serine hydrolase domain-containing protein, translated as MAETGAVATTPDRVAAPTHGLNAPMMARTVEAAARLPRIRSLVVVRDGETLAEHRFNGGPPLDRPVNIKSASKSVISALVGIAIDRGVLTGVDQPVLSVLRADAPANPDPRLARLTVGNLLSMQAGLQRTSGEFYGRWVSSPNWVRYALSQPFVEEPGGAMLYSTGSTHLLSAMLTRASGRSTHALAQEWLARPLGIAIPPWSRDGQGIYFGGNEMLMSPRAMARFGELYRTGGVAGGRRLLPAAWIAQSWTPRTVSPWSGGRYGYGWFIGDAGGHPVRFAWGYGGQMIYIVPSLALTVVMTSDAGGARDGGHIAALHDLLADHIVPAAVSGA; from the coding sequence GTGGCCGAAACCGGGGCCGTCGCCACGACACCGGACAGGGTGGCGGCGCCGACCCACGGGCTGAACGCACCGATGATGGCGCGGACGGTCGAAGCGGCGGCGCGCCTGCCGCGGATCCGCTCGCTGGTCGTGGTCCGCGATGGCGAGACCTTGGCCGAACATCGTTTCAACGGCGGGCCGCCGCTCGACCGGCCGGTGAACATCAAGTCGGCATCCAAGTCGGTGATCTCGGCGCTGGTCGGCATCGCCATCGATCGCGGCGTACTGACCGGCGTCGACCAGCCGGTGCTGTCCGTACTGCGCGCCGACGCGCCGGCGAACCCCGACCCCCGCCTCGCACGGCTGACCGTCGGCAACCTGCTGTCGATGCAGGCCGGGCTGCAGCGCACGTCGGGTGAATTTTACGGTCGCTGGGTGTCGAGCCCGAACTGGGTCCGTTACGCGCTGTCGCAGCCGTTCGTCGAAGAGCCGGGTGGCGCCATGCTCTATTCGACCGGCAGCACGCACCTTTTGTCGGCGATGCTGACCCGCGCTTCGGGACGGAGCACCCATGCGCTGGCGCAGGAATGGCTGGCCCGCCCGCTCGGCATCGCGATCCCGCCATGGTCGCGCGACGGCCAGGGCATTTACTTCGGCGGCAACGAGATGCTGATGAGCCCGCGTGCCATGGCGCGTTTCGGCGAACTGTACCGGACCGGCGGCGTGGCAGGCGGCCGCCGCCTCCTGCCCGCCGCCTGGATCGCGCAAAGCTGGACACCGCGCACCGTGTCGCCGTGGAGCGGCGGCCGCTACGGCTATGGCTGGTTCATCGGCGACGCCGGCGGCCATCCGGTGCGTTTCGCCTGGGGCTATGGCGGGCAGATGATCTATATCGTGCCGAGCCTGGCGCTGACCGTCGTGATGACGTCGGATGCGGGCGGCGCAAGGGACGGTGGGCACATCGCCGCGCTGCACGACCTGCTCGCCGACCATATCGTCCCGGCCGCGGTCAGCGGGGCGTGA
- a CDS encoding metallophosphoesterase, with amino-acid sequence MRWLWPLAMSPGWKIGVAVVLLAASQYHFWSRLSSGSVFAPEFPREIVILFNWAFGAILLLAVLQLLLDAGALAAALAKRRMVGIPDVARYALAGTAALLAAIGVANAVRVPPVKDVEIAVPGLPPRYDGYRVLQLTDLHISRLFPASWARRVVDHANATDVDLIVVTGDFIDGSVAMRRADVAPLRDLRAPDGVYAIPGNHEYFFRYPEWMRHLKGLGLRMLPNTHVVMARGEARLVLAGVTDLSAPEVGEVGPDLAAALAGAPAGVPVLLLDHQPKNARAAAARGVAVQLSGHTHGGMILGLDRLVARANGGFVSGRYDVDGMTLYVNNGTALWPGFALRLGRPSELTRITLRTQR; translated from the coding sequence GTGCGCTGGCTGTGGCCGCTGGCGATGTCGCCAGGATGGAAGATCGGCGTCGCTGTGGTGCTGCTCGCGGCGTCGCAATATCATTTCTGGAGCCGGCTTTCGTCGGGCTCGGTGTTCGCGCCCGAATTCCCGCGCGAGATCGTCATCCTGTTCAACTGGGCTTTCGGCGCGATCCTGCTGCTGGCGGTCTTGCAGCTGCTGCTCGATGCGGGCGCGCTGGCGGCGGCGCTGGCAAAACGGCGGATGGTCGGCATTCCCGATGTCGCCCGCTACGCGCTCGCCGGCACCGCCGCCCTGCTGGCCGCCATCGGTGTCGCCAATGCCGTGCGCGTGCCGCCGGTCAAGGATGTCGAGATCGCCGTTCCTGGTTTGCCGCCCCGCTATGACGGCTACCGGGTGCTGCAACTCACCGACCTTCACATCAGCCGCCTGTTCCCGGCCAGTTGGGCGCGCCGCGTCGTCGACCACGCCAATGCCACGGACGTCGACCTGATCGTCGTGACAGGCGACTTCATCGACGGCTCGGTCGCGATGCGCCGCGCCGACGTCGCGCCGCTGCGCGATCTGCGCGCCCCCGACGGTGTCTATGCCATCCCCGGCAACCATGAATATTTCTTCCGATACCCCGAATGGATGCGCCATCTGAAAGGCCTGGGGCTGCGCATGCTGCCCAACACCCATGTCGTTATGGCGCGCGGCGAGGCACGGCTCGTGCTCGCCGGTGTCACCGACCTGTCGGCGCCCGAAGTGGGTGAGGTAGGCCCGGACCTTGCCGCCGCGCTCGCGGGTGCGCCCGCCGGCGTGCCGGTGCTCCTGCTCGACCACCAGCCGAAAAACGCCCGCGCCGCGGCCGCACGCGGCGTTGCCGTCCAGCTGTCCGGGCACACGCACGGCGGCATGATCCTGGGGCTCGACCGCCTCGTCGCGCGGGCCAATGGCGGCTTCGTATCGGGCCGCTACGACGTCGACGGCATGACCCTGTACGTCAACAACGGCACCGCGCTCTGGCCCGGCTTCGCCTTGCGCCTTGGCCGGCCGTCGGAATTGACGCGGATAACCCTGCGCACGCAGCGCTAG
- a CDS encoding NnrS family protein yields the protein MLRGGFRPFFFGAAVWALLVVSLWVLSLSGRITLPTYFDALAWHRHEMLFGYIGAVIAGFLLTAIPNWTGRLPIAGAPLAALAGLWLAGRIAVLFSGIVSAPLAATLDVGFLAVFAFVAGREVLAARNKNFPVVIAIAIFALANALDHAEALGAAIPAGTGWRLGLGIVITLIALIGGRIIPSFTRNWLSKQGLKQGLPSQPDRFDIATIALTGIGLLGWVAAPAAPLVGGLLSAAGVLQLVRLSRWSGWRTAREPLVVILHIAYAWLGVGLILLGGSVFVPVIPASSALHALSAGAIASMTLAVMTRATLGHTGHELRADRLTMAIYALVTSGAIVRVTATLLPFDYTVSIALAGTLWGAAFLLFAVGYGPKLLGGRTP from the coding sequence GTGCTGCGCGGTGGCTTCAGGCCCTTTTTCTTCGGCGCCGCTGTCTGGGCTCTGCTGGTCGTCTCGCTGTGGGTCCTGTCGCTTTCGGGCAGGATAACGCTGCCGACCTATTTCGACGCGCTGGCCTGGCATCGGCACGAGATGCTCTTTGGCTATATCGGCGCCGTGATCGCCGGCTTCCTGCTGACGGCCATTCCGAACTGGACCGGTCGCCTGCCGATCGCGGGCGCTCCCCTCGCCGCCCTCGCAGGGCTGTGGCTGGCCGGTCGTATCGCGGTGCTGTTCTCGGGCATTGTGTCCGCCCCGCTCGCCGCCACACTCGATGTCGGGTTTCTGGCGGTGTTCGCTTTTGTCGCCGGACGCGAGGTGCTTGCGGCAAGGAACAAGAATTTTCCCGTCGTCATCGCGATTGCAATCTTCGCGCTTGCCAACGCGCTCGATCATGCCGAGGCGCTTGGCGCCGCGATCCCCGCCGGCACCGGCTGGCGGCTGGGCCTGGGCATCGTGATCACGCTGATCGCGCTGATCGGCGGGCGTATCATCCCATCGTTCACCCGGAACTGGCTGAGCAAGCAAGGCCTCAAGCAAGGCCTGCCGTCTCAGCCGGACCGCTTCGACATTGCCACGATCGCGCTTACCGGCATCGGCCTGCTCGGCTGGGTGGCGGCGCCGGCAGCGCCGCTTGTCGGCGGGTTGCTGTCAGCCGCAGGCGTGCTGCAATTGGTGCGGCTCTCGCGCTGGTCGGGCTGGCGCACCGCGCGCGAGCCGCTGGTTGTCATCCTCCACATTGCCTACGCATGGCTGGGAGTCGGTCTGATCCTCCTGGGCGGCAGCGTTTTCGTCCCTGTCATACCGGCATCGTCCGCCTTGCACGCGCTCAGCGCCGGCGCGATCGCATCGATGACGCTGGCGGTGATGACGCGCGCCACGCTCGGCCATACCGGACACGAACTTCGGGCGGACCGACTTACCATGGCCATTTATGCGCTTGTCACATCGGGCGCGATCGTGCGCGTTACCGCTACGCTGTTGCCGTTCGATTATACGGTGTCGATTGCACTGGCAGGCACGCTGTGGGGCGCGGCCTTCCTGCTCTTTGCGGTGGGTTATGGACCAAAGCTGCTCGGCGGCCGAACCCCGTAA
- a CDS encoding alternative oxidase translates to MANSILAPSDDSLAKEREAEPRIHHIPQGFSDHFALGFTKVLRFCADTFFAKRYGHRAIVLETVAGVPGMVGATIQHLTSLRRMQDDHGWIRTLMEEAENERMHLMTFIAVAQPTWFERLVIQLVQGGFYIAFFLLYLVSPRTAHRIVGYFEEEAVMSYTFYLAEIDEGRAENVPAPAIARHYWKLPADATLRDVVLVVRADEAHHRDVNHGFASKIAGEPIVERIPAPYPEHADDIRMAV, encoded by the coding sequence ATGGCCAATTCTATTCTCGCACCTTCCGATGATTCGCTGGCCAAGGAACGCGAGGCCGAACCGCGGATCCACCACATTCCGCAGGGATTTTCCGATCACTTCGCACTTGGCTTTACAAAAGTGCTGCGTTTCTGTGCCGACACCTTCTTCGCCAAGCGCTACGGCCACCGCGCGATCGTTCTTGAAACCGTTGCCGGGGTGCCCGGCATGGTCGGCGCCACGATCCAGCACCTGACGTCACTGCGGCGGATGCAGGACGATCACGGCTGGATCCGCACGCTTATGGAGGAAGCCGAAAACGAGCGCATGCACCTGATGACCTTCATCGCCGTCGCGCAGCCGACCTGGTTCGAACGGCTGGTCATCCAACTTGTCCAGGGCGGCTTCTACATCGCCTTTTTCCTGCTTTACCTCGTTTCGCCGCGTACCGCCCATCGCATTGTCGGCTACTTCGAGGAGGAAGCGGTGATGAGCTACACATTCTATCTCGCCGAAATCGACGAGGGCCGTGCCGAAAACGTGCCTGCCCCGGCAATCGCACGCCATTATTGGAAGCTTCCCGCGGACGCGACACTGCGCGATGTCGTTCTCGTCGTCCGCGCCGATGAAGCGCATCACCGCGACGTCAACCATGGCTTTGCCAGCAAGATCGCCGGTGAGCCGATCGTCGAGAGGATCCCGGCACCCTACCCCGAGCACGCCGACGACATCAGAATGGCAGTGTAA
- a CDS encoding DUF6454 family protein, with amino-acid sequence MQMIRKMARPAVTVVLLLLSSLSVAAAPDPFDGAIEHARARGSLKLEGEVFHVQGLEIAGGHIWVTSVDQANRKAYLHQFDRATGKFQRRLEVSEGKRFHPGGISVSNASIWVPVAEYRPDSSTVLVEIDAETMVVRRKIHVADHLGCVAVSGRTLVAGNWNSRLLYVFDLGKTAPPRVVSNPSSTQYQDMKFVGRHLVAGGSRTLWSGTVDWIDWPSMKIVRTLRSGAVGLARPFGRGGAYTGEGMAVEGRDLYLLPEDGPSRVFRFTIDA; translated from the coding sequence ATGCAGATGATCCGCAAAATGGCGCGTCCGGCTGTGACAGTCGTTCTCCTGCTGCTGTCGAGTTTGTCGGTCGCAGCGGCGCCGGACCCGTTCGACGGTGCGATCGAACATGCGCGCGCCCGGGGTAGCCTCAAGCTTGAGGGGGAGGTTTTCCATGTCCAGGGGCTAGAAATCGCGGGCGGACATATCTGGGTGACCTCGGTCGACCAGGCAAACCGCAAGGCCTATCTCCATCAGTTCGATCGCGCGACGGGCAAGTTCCAGCGGCGGTTGGAGGTGAGCGAGGGCAAGCGCTTTCACCCCGGCGGTATCTCGGTTTCGAATGCTTCGATTTGGGTGCCGGTGGCGGAATACAGGCCGGATAGTTCGACCGTGCTGGTCGAGATCGACGCCGAAACCATGGTGGTCCGTCGCAAGATCCATGTTGCGGATCATCTTGGCTGCGTGGCGGTATCGGGGCGAACGCTTGTGGCCGGCAACTGGAATAGCCGACTGCTTTACGTGTTCGATCTCGGCAAGACCGCGCCGCCGCGGGTGGTGTCCAACCCGTCGTCGACGCAGTATCAGGACATGAAGTTTGTCGGCCGTCACCTTGTCGCGGGCGGATCAAGGACGCTGTGGAGCGGCACTGTCGACTGGATAGACTGGCCGTCGATGAAGATCGTGCGGACCCTGCGCAGCGGCGCTGTCGGGCTCGCCCGACCCTTTGGCCGGGGCGGAGCATATACCGGCGAAGGCATGGCGGTCGAAGGGCGCGACCTGTACCTGCTTCCCGAAGATGGCCCCAGCCGGGTGTTTCGTTTCACCATCGACGCTTGA